The Roseisolibacter agri genome contains the following window.
GCCAGCGGCGCGCACCTGTTCGTGCTCGGCCTGCGCTTCGCCGCGCCCGTCGTCGCCGCGTCGATCATCGGCAACGTGGCGCTCGGCCTGCTGACGCGCGTCGCGCCGCAGCTGAACGTCCTCACCATCGCCTTCCCGCTGCAGATCGCGGTCGGCCTCTCGGCCACCGTCGCGGCCCTCGCCTTCACCGCCACCTGGCTCACCGGGTGGACCGGCCACTATGCCGGTACGATCGAGACCGTCTTCGCGGGGCTGCTGCGATGAGCGATTCCGATCAGGAGAAGACCGAGGAACCGACCGAACAACGCCGGCGCGAGTCGGCGGAAGAAGGGCGGATCCCACGCAGCCAGGACCTGAACGCGGCCGTGCTGCTGCTCGCCTCCGCGGCGGCGCTGAACGCGACGGGCCCCGGGCTCGCGCGCGCGATGCAGGACGTCATGGGCTCGGGGCTCGGCTTCTCGACGGCGACGGCGCTCACCGGCCCCGCCGCCGTGGGCATGCTGCGCGGCGTCGGCTTCAAGACGATGGGCGCGCTGGCCGCGTTCCTCGGCGCGATGACCGTCGCGGCGCTCGCCATCGGCGCGGTGCAGGCGCGCGGCACGTTCACCGGCAAGCCGCTCGCGCCCAAGTTCGAGCGCATCGACCCGTCCAAGGGGATCAAGAGGATCGTCGGCAAGCAGTCGCTGATCGAGCTCCTCAAGTCGCTGCTCAAGCTGGCGATCGTCGGCTGGGCGGTGTGGAGCGTGCTGCGCACCGCGTGGCCCGACATCACGACGCTCGGCATGCAGTCGCCGCGCGCGCTGATGGAGATCGTGCGCAAGTACAGCATCGGCATGCTGATGAAGGCCGGCATGGCGTACCTCGCGCTGGCCGCCGCCGACTACGGCTGGCAGTTCTTCCAGCACGAGCAGGGGCTCCGCATGACCAAGGAAGAGGTCAAGCAGGAGTCGAAGAACCAGGACGGCGATCCGATGGTGAAGCAGCGCATGCGGCAGCTCGGCCGGCAGCGCGCGCGCCAGCAGATGTTCCGCGACGTGCCGAAGGCCGACGTCGTCGTCGTGAACCCCGTGCACATCGCCGTCGCGCTCAAGTACGACCCTGCGGTCGCGCCCGCGCCCTACGTGCTCGCCGTCGGGCGACGCAAGGTGGCGGAGCGCATCAAGGCCCTCGCCTTCGACAACCAGGTGCCCGTGGTCGAGAACATCCCCCTCGCGCGCGCCCTCGTGGGCAGCGTCAAGGTCGGGACGATGATCCCCGGTGAGCTCTACCTCGCGGTGGCCGAGGTGCTCGCCTTCGTGATCAAGCAGCGGCAGCGCGCCGGCGCCGGCTGGGGCGGGAGCGCGGCCGCATGAGCACCGCCGTCATGCCCGCCGCCAACGGCGCCAACGAGAAGAAGAGCGAGATCGCGATGGCCGTCGCGGTCCTGCTGGTCGTCGGCCTGCTCGTCGTGCCGCTGCCGCCGATCCTGCTCGACCTCTGCTTCGCGCTCTCGATCGGGCTGTCGCTGGTCGTGCTGCTGGTGTCGCTCAACACGACCGACCCGCTGCAGTTCAGCTCCTTCCCGTCGCTGCTCCTCATCTCGACGCTGTTCCGCCTCGCGCTCAACGTCTCGTCGACACGCCTCATCCTCTCCAAGGGCGAGGCGGGCGAGGTCGTCGAGGCGTTCGGCCACTTCGTCATCGGCGGCAACTTCGCGGTCGGCATCGTCATCTTCCTCATCCTGATCGCGATCAACTTCGTCGTGATCACGAAGGGCGCCGGGCGCGTCGCCGAGGTCGCGGCGCGCTTCACGCTCGACGCGATGCCGGGCAAGCAGATGGCCATCGACGCCGACCTGGGCGCGGGGCTCATCGACGAGAAGGAGGCGCGCCGCCGCCGCGAGGAGATCTCGCGCTCGGCCGACTTCTTCGGCGCCATGGACGGCTCGTCGAAGTTCGTGAAGGGCGACGCGATCGCGGCGATCCTGATCACGTTCATCAACATCGTCGGCGGCATCTTCATCGGCGTCGTGCAGCGCGGGCTGCCGTTCGCCAAGGCGGCCGCCGACTACACGATCCTGACGGTCGGCGACGGCCTCGTGTCGCAGGTCCCGGCGCTCATCACGAGCACCGCGGCCGGCATCATGGTCACCGCCGCCGGCGGCAACCAGCGCGTCGGCACGGTCGTCACCGAGCAGCTGGGCGCGCATCCGCGCTCGCTCTACATGACGGCCGGCGTGCTGGGCGTGTTCGCGCTCATCCCCGGCCTGCCGATGCTGCCCTTCATCGCGCTCGCCGCGGGCGCCGCGGCGCTGGGCCGCGCGGCCGCGAAGGCGGTGGCGAACCGCGTCACCGAGGCCGAGGCGATCGAGGCCGCGCCGGTCGAGAGCGCGCCGGCCGCGCCGGATCCGATGAAGGACCTGCTGCAGATCGACCCGATCGAGCTCGAGATCGGCTACGCGCTGATCCCGCTCGTGGACGAGAAGCAGGGCGGCGACCTGCTGGAGCGCATCTCGCTGCTCCGCAAGCAGAGCGCGCTGGAGCTGGGCATCCTCATCCCGCCCATCCGCATCCGCGACGACGTGCGGCTGCCGAGCAACGAGTACGTCATCAAGCTGCGCGGCAGCGAGGTCGCGCGCGCCGAGGTGATGCCGCGCTTCCTGCTCGCCCTCGACACGGGTGGCGTGGTGCAGGCCATCGACGGCATGGACACGGTCGATCCGTCGTTCGGCATGCCGGCCAAGTGGATCGCCAGCACGCGGCGCCAGGAGGCGGAGACGTACGGCTACGTGGTCGTCGAGCCGACGACGGTCGTCGCGACGCACCTCATCGAGGTGCTCAAGGCCAACGCCGCCGAGCTGCTGGGCCGCCAGGACGTGCAGGAGATGGTGGAGACCCTCAAGAAGTCGCACCCCGCGCTCGTCGAGGAGGTCATCCCCAACAAGCTCTCGCTCGGGACGCTCCACCGCGTGCTGCAGCGCCTCCTCAAGGAGCGCGTGCCGATCCGCGACCTGGTCACGATCCTCGAGGCGCTCGGCGACGCCGCCGACTCGACGAAGGACCCGGAGCACCTGTGCGAGTTCGCGCGCCGCGCGCTCAGCAACGTCATCGCGCGGCTGTTCGCCGACGCGAGCGGTGCGGTGCGCGGGATCACGGTGGGCCCGCGCCTGGAGCAGGCGCTCACCGGCCTCTTCTCGCCGCGCGGCATGCAGGGCCAGAACCCCGCGATGGGGCTGCTCACGCCCGACGGGCTGGCGGCGCTGCTGCGCGACCTGAACGACCTCTCGCTGGGCGGCTCGCTGGACGGGCGCCCGCTGCCGCTGATCGTCCCGCCGTCGCTGCGCGTCGGCGTGCGCCGGCTGATCGAGCCCGTGCTGCCGGCGCTGCCGGTGGTCTCGCTGGCCGAGCTGCCGCCGCAGGTCACGCTGCAGAGCGCGGGCACCTGGGAGATGCACGGAGGGATGCAGCATGCGGCGTGACGTGGTCCGGCAGACGTTCCGCGGGCCGGAGCTCTCGATCGTCGGCGCGCGCGCGCGCCGCGAGCTGGGCGACGACGCGGTGATCCTGGGAACGCGGGTGCTGCGCGTCGGCGGCGAGACGATCGTCGAAGCCCTCGCGGCATCGGCCGACG
Protein-coding sequences here:
- a CDS encoding EscU/YscU/HrcU family type III secretion system export apparatus switch protein, with the protein product MSDSDQEKTEEPTEQRRRESAEEGRIPRSQDLNAAVLLLASAAALNATGPGLARAMQDVMGSGLGFSTATALTGPAAVGMLRGVGFKTMGALAAFLGAMTVAALAIGAVQARGTFTGKPLAPKFERIDPSKGIKRIVGKQSLIELLKSLLKLAIVGWAVWSVLRTAWPDITTLGMQSPRALMEIVRKYSIGMLMKAGMAYLALAAADYGWQFFQHEQGLRMTKEEVKQESKNQDGDPMVKQRMRQLGRQRARQQMFRDVPKADVVVVNPVHIAVALKYDPAVAPAPYVLAVGRRKVAERIKALAFDNQVPVVENIPLARALVGSVKVGTMIPGELYLAVAEVLAFVIKQRQRAGAGWGGSAAA
- the flhA gene encoding flagellar biosynthesis protein FlhA, which gives rise to MSTAVMPAANGANEKKSEIAMAVAVLLVVGLLVVPLPPILLDLCFALSIGLSLVVLLVSLNTTDPLQFSSFPSLLLISTLFRLALNVSSTRLILSKGEAGEVVEAFGHFVIGGNFAVGIVIFLILIAINFVVITKGAGRVAEVAARFTLDAMPGKQMAIDADLGAGLIDEKEARRRREEISRSADFFGAMDGSSKFVKGDAIAAILITFINIVGGIFIGVVQRGLPFAKAAADYTILTVGDGLVSQVPALITSTAAGIMVTAAGGNQRVGTVVTEQLGAHPRSLYMTAGVLGVFALIPGLPMLPFIALAAGAAALGRAAAKAVANRVTEAEAIEAAPVESAPAAPDPMKDLLQIDPIELEIGYALIPLVDEKQGGDLLERISLLRKQSALELGILIPPIRIRDDVRLPSNEYVIKLRGSEVARAEVMPRFLLALDTGGVVQAIDGMDTVDPSFGMPAKWIASTRRQEAETYGYVVVEPTTVVATHLIEVLKANAAELLGRQDVQEMVETLKKSHPALVEEVIPNKLSLGTLHRVLQRLLKERVPIRDLVTILEALGDAADSTKDPEHLCEFARRALSNVIARLFADASGAVRGITVGPRLEQALTGLFSPRGMQGQNPAMGLLTPDGLAALLRDLNDLSLGGSLDGRPLPLIVPPSLRVGVRRLIEPVLPALPVVSLAELPPQVTLQSAGTWEMHGGMQHAA